Within the Streptomyces sp. YIM 121038 genome, the region CGGTGGCGAGGCGTGCCCGCCGGGCCTGGCCTCCGCCTGGTCGCCGGGGCGTCGCTTCGTCAACGCCTACGGCCCCACCGAGACCACCGTCTGCGGCTCCATCTCCACCCCGCTGACCAGCGACCACACCCCGATCGGCACCGCCGTGGCCGACAACCGGGTGCGGGTGCTCGACGAGCAGCTCGCCCCGGTGCCCCCGGGCACGCCCGGTGAGCTGTACGTGGCGGGCCCGAGCCTGGCCCGCGGCTACCTCGGCCGCTCCGCGCTGACCGCCGAGCGCTTCGTCACCGACCCCTACGGACCCGCGGGCTCGCGGATGTACCGCACGGGCGACGTGGTGCGCCAGGGCGCCGACGGACAGCTGGAGTACCTGGGCCGCAGCGACGACCAGGTCAAGCTCCGCGGTCTGCGCATCGAGCCGGGCGAGATCGAGGCGGCGCTCGCCGAGCACCACAACGTGGCCCAGGCCGTCGTCCTCGTCCGCGAGGTGCGCGGCAGCAAGCAGCTCGTCGGCTACGTCGTCCCGGCCGGTGCCCGCGAGATGAAGGCGGAGCACTTCGACATCACCGCGGGCGTCTCCGCCAAGGAGCTGCGGCGCTTCGCCGCGGGCCGCCTGCCCGAGTTCATGGTGCCCTCGTCCTTCGTCCTCCTGGACGAGCTGCCGCTGACGCCGAACGGCAAGCTGGACAAGGCCGCGCTGCCCGAGCCCGAGGTGCCCGGCGGCGCCTACCAGGCGCCCCGCACGCCCGAGGAGCAGGCCCTGGCCGCCGCGTACGCGGAGGTCCTCGGCCTGGAGCGGGTCGGCATCGACGACGACTTCTTCGCCGTCGGCGGTGACTCCATCCGCTCCATCCAGGTCGTCTCCAAGGCCCGCGTCCACGGCATCGAGATCACGCCGCGCCAGGTCTTCGAGTGCCGTACGGTGGCCGCCCTCGCGGTGGCCGCCGCGACCGGCGGTCCTGCCGTGCCGGTCCGCGAGGAGATGGCGGGCGGCGGCGTCGGCTGGATGCCGCTGCTCCCGATCGCCCGCTACATCACCGAACTGGGCGGCGGTTACGACCGGTTCGTGATGTCCATGGCGGTGAACCTGCCGCGGGGCATCGACGAGAGCGGCCTGGTCGCCACCCTGGCCGCGGTCGTCGACCACCACGACGTGCTCCGCGCCCGTCTGGTCACCGCGGACGAGGCGGGCCTGGAGGCGGCCGAGCCGGGCACCGTCGACGTCGCGTCCCTGGTGCGCCGCGTCCCCTCCGCGGGGGACTGGCAGGACGCCGCCTGGCGCGACGAGGCGAAGGCCGCGCTCGACGCCGCCGTACGGGAGCTGGACCCGGCGTCCGGCGACGTGGCCCGGTTCGTGTGGTTCGACGCCGGACCGCAGACCGCGGGCCGACTGATCATCGTGCTGCACCACCTGGTGGTCGACGGCGTGTCCTGGCGGATCCTCGTCCCGGACCTCGCCGAGGCCTGGGAGCAGGTCCGCGAGGGCCGCACGCCCGACCTGGCCCCGGTGCCCACCTCGATGCGCCACTGGGCCCACGCCCTCACGGAGGAGGCCGCGTCGCCCGGCCGCACGGCCGAACTGGCCCTGTGGCAGAGCGTCGTGGAGGGCCCGGACCCGCTCATCGGCTCCCGGCCGCTCGACCCGGCGGTGGACGTCCGCGCCACCATGGAGTCCGTGGAGGTGCGCCTCGCGTCCGAGGCCACCGAGGCGCTCCTGACCGCGCTGCCCGCCGCCTTCCACGGCGGTCCCAACGACGGTCTCCTGACCGCCCTCGCCCTGGCCCTGACGCAGTGGCGCAAGAACCGCGGCGTGGACGAGTCCTCGCTGCTCCTGCGCCTGGAGGGCCACGGCCGTGAGGAGGCGGCGGCGCCCGGCGTCGACCTGTCGCGCACGGTCGGCTGGTTCACCACGATGTTCCCGGTGCGCCTGAGCGTCGAGGGCTTCGACGTCGACGAGGCCGTCGCGGGCGGCCGCTCCGCGGGCCACGCCATCAAGGCCGTCAAGGAGCAGCTCAACGCCATCCCGGACAAGGGCATCGGCTACGGCCTGCTGCGCTACCTCAACCCGGAGACCGCCGAGGTCCTCCGGGCGAGCCACGCCGGTCAGGTCACCTTCAACTACCTGGGCCGGTTCGCCGACGGCGACCAGCCGGGCGGCGGCGGTGGCTGGGCCATCGCCGGGGACATGGAGGGCATCGCCGCCGAGCTGGACGCGGACATGCCCGCCCTGGCCACGGTGGAGGTCAACTCCTACGTCGTGGACTCCGCGCAGGGCCCGCAGTTCAGCGCCTCCCTCAGCTTCCCCGCCGGGCTGCTCGCCCGCGAGGACGCGCAGGAGCTCGCCGACCTGTGGCACACCGCCCTCGAAGGCCTGGCCCGGCACGCCCGCACCCCGGGCGCGGGCGGCCTGACGCCCTCGGACGTCTCGCTGGTGAAGGTGCGCCAGCGCGACCTGGAGGCGTGGGAGGAGCTGTACCCCGGCCTCCAGGACGTATGGCCGATGACGGACGCGCAGTCCGGTCTGCTCTTCCAGAGCCAGCTGGCCGACACCTCCTTCGACGCCTACCACGTGCAGTTCGCGATGCACCTGGCCGGCGGGGTCGACCCGGAGCGGATGCGCGCGGCCGGGCAGACCCTGCTCGACCGGTACGCCAACTTCCGTACGGCGTACGTGTCCAGCGCCTCCGGTCAGCAGGTCCAGCTGGTCCTCGACCACGTCGAGCTGCCCTGGCAGGTCGTGGACCTGCGGGACCTCGGCGAGAAGGCGCAGGAGGAGGCCTTCGAGAAGCTGCTCGCCGAGGACCAGACGGCGCACTTCGACCCGGCGGCGCCGCCGATGCTGCGCATGACCCTGGTGCTGCGGAGCGACGACCTCTCGGAGCTGGTGTTCACCGTCAACCACGTGCTGTTCGACGGCTGGTCCTTCCCGCTCATGCTCCAGGACCTCATCCGCGCCTACGCGGCGGACGGGGACACCTCGTCGCTGCCGCGGGTGCGGCCCTACCGCGACTTCCTGGCCTGGCTCGGCAAGCAGGACCAGGAGGAGGCCTACCGGGCCTGGGCGCGGGAGCTCGACGGGGTCGAGGAGCCGACGCTGCTCGCCCCGGCGGCCGCCACCACGGCGGTCCCCGAGGGCCAGGACGCGACGGAGCACGTCGACCTGCCGCTGCCCGCCGGGATGGCGCAGGAGCTCCAGCGCCGCGCCGGTGAGCTGGGCATCACGCTCAACATGCTGCTCCAGGGCGCCTGGGGCGTGGTCCTCGGCCATCTGACCGGACGCCAGGACGTGGTCTTCGGTACGACGGTCTCCGGCCGTCCGCCGCAGGTCCCGGGCATCGACGAGATGGTGGGTCTGTTCATCAACGCCCTGCCGGTGCGCGTGCAGTTCACGCCGCGGGACACCCTCGCGGACCTGCTCACCGGGCTGCGCGAGCGCCAGGCGGTCCTGATGGACCACCAGAACCTCGGTCTGACCGAGATCCACGACGCCGCCGGTGTCGGCACCCTGTTCGACAGCATGATCATCTTCGAGTCGTTCCCGATCGACCGCGAAGGCATGAGCGAGGCGCACGGCGAGGCCGGCGTCGAGATCACCGGGATGCGCATCCACAGCAGCACCCACTACCCGATCACCCTGGGTGCCGACCCGGAGCTGACCATGGCGGTCGTGGAGTACCGCAAGGACCTCTTCGAGCGCCGTGAGATCGAGCGGATCGCCGCGCTCGTCGGCCGGGTCCTGGAGCAGCTCGCCGCGGACCCGCACACCCCGCTGTCCCGCCTCGACCTCGTGGACGAGGCCGAACAGGACCTGGTGCTGCGGCAGTTCAACGACACGGCCGCCGAGGTGCCCGCGAAGACGGCCATCCGTCTGGTCGAGGAGCAGGTCGCCCGCACACCGGAGGCCGTCGCGGTCGTCCACGAGGGCGAGCGGGTCACGTACGAGGAGCTGAACGCGCGGGCCAACCGGCTCGCCAGGCACCTCACCGCGCGGGGCATCGGCCCGGACACCCAGGTGGCCGTGGTCCTGCCGCGCACGCCGGAGCTGGTGGTGGCGATCCTCGCGACCCTCAAGTCCGGTGCCGCCTACGTCCCGATCGACCCCGGCTACCCGGGCACGCGTCTGCAGCACATCCTCGACACGGCGGGCCCGCGTCTGATCATCACCGACACCACGGTGGCGGACGTCCTGCCCGCGGGGGTGGACACCGAGCTGCTGCTGCTCGACGATGCGGACGTGTCGGCGTACTCCGCCGCGGACCTGGCCGACAGCGAGCGCACCGGCGTGCTGCTGCCGGACCACCTGCTGTACCAGATCTACACCTCCGGCTCGACGGGCCTGCCCAAGGGCGTGGGCCTGACCCACGCCAACCTGGTCAACGCCCTGCACGGCATGGCGGGCGAGGTCGGTCTCGGGTCGGGCCTGCGGATGCTGGCGAGCACCTCGATCGGCTTCGACGTGGCCAGCTTCGAGCTGTTCTTCACGCTCACCAACGGCGGCAGCGTCGAACTGGTCCGTGACGTCCTGGCCCTGGCCGAGCGCGACAGCTGGGACCTGGACGTGGTCAGCTCGGTGCCCTCGGCCTTCGCCGAGCTCGTCGACCAGCTGGGCGAGCGGGTGCGGCCCAAGGCGCTGCTGTTCGGCGGCGAGGCCCTCACCCCGGCCCTGGTGGGCCGCATCCGGGCCCAGTGGCCGGACGTGCGGATCGTCAACTGCTACGGGCCGAGTGAGGCGTTCTACGTCACCTCGCACGTCCTGGACAGCGAGGCTCCGTACGCCGCGGGGGTGCCCATCGGGCGCCCGCTGAACAACCTGCGCGGCTATGTCCTTACGCCGTCCCTGACCCCGGTCGCCCAGGGCGCCGTCGGCGAGCTGTACCTCGCCGGCGCGGGTGTGGGCCGCGGCTACCACGGGCGCACGGCGCAGACCGCCGAGCGCTATCTGGCCGACCCGTTCGGCGCCGCGGGCGGGCGCATGTACCGCACCGGTGACCTCGCCCGCTGGACCGCGGACGGGCACCTGGAGTACCTCGGCCGTGCCGACTCCCAGGTCAAGATCCGTGGCTTCCGCATCGAGCCCGGCGAGGTCGAGGCGGCGGTGGCGGCCCACCCGCAGGTCGCCCAGGCCGCGGTGGTGGCACGCGCCACGGCGGGCAGCAAGCAGCTGGTCGCCTACGCGGTGCCCGAGGACGGCGCGGAGCTCGAAGCGGCGCAGCTGCGCTCCTTCGTCGCCGAGCGGCTGCCCGAGTACATGGTGCCCGCGGCGTTCGTCACCCTGGAGCGGCTGCCGCTCTCGCCCAACGGCAAGCTCGACCACCGGGCGCTCCCGGCGCCCGACCTGAGCGGCACGGCGGCCTACCGCGCGCCGCGCACGCCTCAGGAAGAGGTCCTGGCGAGCCTGTTCGCCCAGGTCCTCGGGGTGGAGAAGGTCGGCATCGACGACAACTTCTTCGACCTCGGCGGCCACTCGCTGCGGGCCACGCGTCTGGTCAGCCGGATCGCGGCGGTCCTCATGGTCGAGGTGCCGATGCGGACGGTCTTCCAGGCGCCCACGGTCGCGCAGCTGGCCGAGAGCCTCTCGGCGGGCGGCGAGGGAACCGGGTCCGAGAACACCGACCCGTACGGCGTCGTCCTCCCGCTGAGGAGCGGTGGAAGCGGCACCCCCGTGTGGTTCATCCACCCCGGTTTCGGCCTCTCCTGGTCGTACCTGGGCATGGCCATGCAGCTCGGGGACCGGCCGGTGTACGGCATCCAGGCCCGCGGCTTCGACGGTTCGCCGATCCCGGAGAGCTTCGAGGCGATGGTTCTGGACTACGTGGAGCAGATCCTGGCCGTGCAGGAGGAGGGGCCGTACCACTTCGTCGGCCACTCCATGGGCGGCACCCTGTCCCACGCCGTCGCCGCCGAGCTCCAGAGCCGCGGTCACGAGGTGCCCTTCGTGGCGCTGCTCGACGCCGCGCCGACGAGCGCCTTCGTCTCCGAGGACGTGGTGCTGGACCGGTCGGTGGGCCGTGACTTCCTCGCGGGCTATCTGCCGGGCGAGGACGAGGACGCCGAGCGCCAGACCCTCGTCGAGAACGGCGCGCAGATCATGTCCGAGCACGTGCGCCTGGCGAAGGAGTTCACCCAGCCCGTCTACCGCGGCACGGCGCTGTTCTTCAACGCGACCCTGAGCCCGGAGGCCCAGGCCTCCTTCTGGGACGCGTACGTCGACGGGGACGTCCGCGTGAGCGACGTCCACGCCACCCACTTCGGCCTGACCGCACCCAAGGTCGCGGCCGAGATCTGCACCGTCATCAACCGCCACCTCGCGGACTGACGGAGCAGCACGTGGTGTCGGGTCCGGCCCACTCGGCCGGGCCCGGCACCGCCCCTTTCCCCCTCACCTGCCAGGTGAGGGGCCCACGCAGTCACACCGAGAAGAGAGAGATCCGTGACGGAGCAGATCACCACCCTGAGCAACAAGACCGTGAGCAACCCAGCGGAGTACGGGGCCCTGCGCGACCAGGGTTCCTTCTTCCGGGCCGCCATCGAGGGCCTGGAGTCCCCGGTCTGGTTCGTCGCCGGTTTCGACGACGCCAAGGAGATCCTCCACGACCCGCGTTTCATCCGTGACCAGTCGAAGCTGCCGGGCGCGGAGGGGCCGAGCCTCACCGACGAGATGCTCGAGCAGGTGGGCATGCCGCGGGAGTACTTCAAGTACTTCGGTCTCCTCGGTCTGTCCGACGGCGAGGAGCACACCCGGATGCGCAACGTCGTCGCGCGCGCCTTCACGGCCCGCCGCGTCAACGCGCTGCGGGCGGGTCTGGAGAAGAACGCGGCGGACACCTACGCGGCCCTGGCCGCGAAGAAGGAGGGCGACCTCGTCGCGGAGCTCGGCTACCCGTTCACCGCGGCCGCCATCTGCGAGCTCATGGGCGTCGAGGAGGCCGACCAGCCGAAGCTCATGGGCTGGATCATGGAGTTCGTGTCGTACGACACGGAGCGCCTGGTCTCTGCCATCGGCAGCATTATCGAGTACTACAAGGAGCTCATCGCACGCCGTCGCGCCGAGCCGACCGACGACCTCATCTCCGAGCTGACCAAGCCCGGGGGACCGGACCAGGATCTGCTGACCGATGACACCATCATCGCCATCTTCCTGCTCCTGACGAGCACGGGCATCGCGCCGCCCGCGCACTTCCTCGCGCAGGCGATCCTCGCGCTGCTGACGAACCCGGAGGAGCTGGCGAAGCTGCGTGCCGAGCCGAAGCTGCTCGCGCGGCGTGCCGTGCCGGAGCTGATCCGCTTCGCCACGTCCGTGCCGACCGGCGGTCCGCTCTACGCCGCCGAGAGCTTCGAGTTCCGCGGCTGCCCGGTCAGGACCGGTGACGCGGTGATTCCCTCGCTGCTCGGTGTCAACCACGACCCGCGGCAGTTCAAGGACCCGCTCAAGCTGGACGTCGCCCGTGACATGGGTCCCGGCGTCGGCCACCTCTCGTTCGGCAGTGGCTCGCACTACTGCACCGGCGCGGCACTGGCCCAGCTGGAGACGGAGATCGTCATCAACACGTTCCTGATCCAGAACCAGGGCATGGAGCTCGCGGTCAAGCCCGAGGAGCTCCAGTACTTCGACGTCCCCGGTAAGGGCACCGCTCTCGGCTCCCTCCCGGTGCGCTTCTGAATTCCCGCTTACGCCGCGAGGAAATCCGCACCAGAGGTCGTCCTGGCTCAACTCCCATGGAGCCCGGGCGACCTCGCCCTTTTCACCGAACGGCGCCAAGGGCTTAGGCAGTACTCAAGAGTGGAAGCCAAAGGAGGAATCGAAGGAGGCCGGTTGAGGGCCCGCCGTGTTCGTCTTCCCGTCTTCACGCGGCGTTCATCCAGCGGCGTGGTGTTGTGGCTAGAGGCTCTGGCTGGGCTATTTCGTGGCGACCTCTCCCTCAGTCGTCGAGTGCCATATGAAAACCGTACACGCCATGAGTAGGTGCCAACACCACGAACCGCGAACCGGAATGCGGAACGGCTGAAACCGAGCGCTATCCGGCTCGGACCGAACCCAAGGCCGAGCAGTGCTCCCCAATGAGCCCACCACATCGTCCTCTTGCCCTTCGGGGGCTTCCCCAAAGGGCAAAAGGCCTTGCCCGAAAGGGCAGCCACGGTGACCGCCCCCACGCGCCGAACGAGCGGATCGACCGTGGTTGGCGAAAACCAGACAGGGAACCGGAGGGCCGCGATAAACGATTGATCTCCGCCGCCGAGAAACCAAAAGGCCGAATCAGTGTGCACGGCTCCGCAATTTCGGCCCTGGCGAAAAGCCGGAAGAGGCGGGAAGCCGCCCGCCGCGACGTCGGGCGTGCGAGGGCGCGTGATGCCGCGCGCCTCCAGGTCTGGCCTGCGGTGACGGCTCCACGCCAGGGGGCGCCGCCATCGGCTTCTCACGGCTCGGTGCGGTGGGTCCCCCTCGGCATCCCGTGAGTTCCCCGCGGCTCGATGTCGCGACGGCGAAGGCTCCCGACTGGCCGGAAGTGGAGGCGGGACCCGGGGGCGATGGCGGTTGCCCCTCGCGGTCACCCGTCGCAGGGCCGTGGCTCGATAGCGCCCTTGACCGTCATCAAATGTCACGGCGAGCCTGTTCGAGCACCGAAGGCCCAGAAATGCACTCCGGTTTCCTGCACCACTCGCGCATGGAGGTTCCATGGACATCGAGATGAGCACCGAGGTGGAGAGCGACCTCGGCGAGCTAGAGGTACTCGAGATGGATGAACTGCACGTCAGTGGTTCGTCCACGGCCTACAACTACATCGCCAGGAACGCCGACCGCTCGTCGGACACAGCGGCGGGCTGACCGGCCCGGCCGCATCGTTCCGTGAGGAGCCCACACCACCTGTTCGTGGGCTCCTTCGGTTCTCCCTTCGCGATCGTCGAGGGTCGTACGAGCCCTTCCCGGGCGGGAGCGCCCTCGTGTATCCGGTCGGCCGCATCCGCCCGGAAGAGGACGGATGGCATGGATCTCCTGCTGCTCTTTCCGCCGCTCACGGAGGCGACGCTCTTTCCCTATCTGAGCCTGCCGTATCTCGCCGGTCACGTCCGCCGGTCCGGCCGCTCCGCGCATCAGGTCGACCTGAGCATCGCATTGGTCCACCGGCTCCTCGACGGACCGGCGCTCGCCCGGGAGGCCCGTGCCCTGGACACGGCGCGGGAGCTGCCGTCCTGGTACCGGGCGGTGGTGGCCGATGCCGCCCTGCGGCATCTGGGCGAGGTCCGCGACTTCGTCCTGACGAAGGCTCCGGCGCCCCGCCTCGGCCCCGTGCGCGCGGTGCGACTGGCCCGCCAGGCCGCCCAACTGATGCTGCGGGACTCGGCGTTGGCGTGCGTGTGGGACGACTTCGAATCGCTCGACCGGGCGGTGCTGCGCCTGTCGGAATCCCCGGCCGGCTCCCTCGACTTCGCGACCCGGAGCCTGCGCGGTCTGCTGGGAGAGGCCCTGGACGAGGCCGCGCCGCGGGCGGTCGGCATCTCGGTCGCCTTCTTCAGCCAGGTGGCGCCGGCTCTGCTCGTCGCCCGGTGGATCCGGAAGCTCCGCCCGGGCACACCCGTCTGCCTCGGCGGACAGCAGGTCATGCTGCGCCACGACGAACTGGCCGCCATGGCCTCCGTACGGACGGCGGTGGACGCGCTCTGCGTCACCGCGGGCGAAGAGCCCTTGGAGCGCTGGCTCGCCCATCTCGCAGGAGAGGCGCCGCGCGACGACGTGCCGGGGATGAGGTGGCTGAGCCCCGAAGGCGCGACCGCCCCCGGCAGGCCGCCCACGCTGCGCTTCAAGGACGTCGGCGCGCCCGACTACGGCGGCCTGGAGGTGCGTTCCTACCTCAACGACACCGTCGTCCTGTCCATGGTGTCCTGCGTGGGCTGCTTCTGGGGGCGCTGCGTCTTCTGCTCCTACGGCAACCGCTCCCTCGAACGCGGCGGCTACCAGCAGGCCTCGCCCAGGCAACTCGCGGACACCGTACGGCAGATCGTGGAGAGCACCGGGATCGACTTCGTCACCGTCGTCGACGAGAACACCAATCTGCTCCTGCTCGCCCGGGCCATGCGGCTGGTGCGCGAGAGCGGGCTGCGCGTCCGGTTCAACACGCGCAACCGCCTGGAGCCGGTCCTGCTCGACCCGGCCTTCTGCCAGGAGCTGGCCGAACTCGGCTGCGAGGGCATGGCCGTCGGCTACGAGGGCGTCACGCAGCGGCTGCTCGACCGGCTGGACAAGGGCGTCCGCGCCGCGGACTTCCAGGTCATCCTCGACAACCTCGCGGCGGCGGACATCCGGGTCAACCTCTCCGTCATGGGCGGCCTGCTGGACGAGACCGAGGAGGAGGCCGAGGAGTCGCTCCGCTTCCTGGAGCGCAACCGCGAGAAGTTCGCCGTGGACGCCTTCGAACTCATGGTGGTCGAGCCGGGGACCCGGCTCCTTGCCGAGCCGGGGAGCTTCGGTGTGGCCCTCGACGGCTCCGCCGCGTTCGCCGACAACCGCGAACTCAACTACCTGGGCGGCAGGGTGGGCAGGCGGCACACCGTCGTGGGCGGCCCCGGGCGCCCCGCCATGCTCAGGCGGCTCCAGCACGGCATGCGCCGGATCTCCGCGGCGGGAGCCGGACCCGCCGAAGCCCCGGCGCGGCCGGCGGCGCTGCGCCCGCACCCATGGATCCGGTGCGCTCCGCCGGGACTCGCCCCGCGCGGCGGCTCCTTCCTGCTGGCCGATCCCGTACGGGACCAGGTGTACGCGCTGCCGAAGGACCACGTGGCCCGAAGTGCCGCGCCGGGCGGGCTCCTGGCCGCGACCAGCGCGCGGGGCCGCTCCCTGCTCGGCA harbors:
- a CDS encoding cytochrome P450 translates to MTEQITTLSNKTVSNPAEYGALRDQGSFFRAAIEGLESPVWFVAGFDDAKEILHDPRFIRDQSKLPGAEGPSLTDEMLEQVGMPREYFKYFGLLGLSDGEEHTRMRNVVARAFTARRVNALRAGLEKNAADTYAALAAKKEGDLVAELGYPFTAAAICELMGVEEADQPKLMGWIMEFVSYDTERLVSAIGSIIEYYKELIARRRAEPTDDLISELTKPGGPDQDLLTDDTIIAIFLLLTSTGIAPPAHFLAQAILALLTNPEELAKLRAEPKLLARRAVPELIRFATSVPTGGPLYAAESFEFRGCPVRTGDAVIPSLLGVNHDPRQFKDPLKLDVARDMGPGVGHLSFGSGSHYCTGAALAQLETEIVINTFLIQNQGMELAVKPEELQYFDVPGKGTALGSLPVRF
- a CDS encoding radical SAM protein produces the protein MDLLLLFPPLTEATLFPYLSLPYLAGHVRRSGRSAHQVDLSIALVHRLLDGPALAREARALDTARELPSWYRAVVADAALRHLGEVRDFVLTKAPAPRLGPVRAVRLARQAAQLMLRDSALACVWDDFESLDRAVLRLSESPAGSLDFATRSLRGLLGEALDEAAPRAVGISVAFFSQVAPALLVARWIRKLRPGTPVCLGGQQVMLRHDELAAMASVRTAVDALCVTAGEEPLERWLAHLAGEAPRDDVPGMRWLSPEGATAPGRPPTLRFKDVGAPDYGGLEVRSYLNDTVVLSMVSCVGCFWGRCVFCSYGNRSLERGGYQQASPRQLADTVRQIVESTGIDFVTVVDENTNLLLLARAMRLVRESGLRVRFNTRNRLEPVLLDPAFCQELAELGCEGMAVGYEGVTQRLLDRLDKGVRAADFQVILDNLAAADIRVNLSVMGGLLDETEEEAEESLRFLERNREKFAVDAFELMVVEPGTRLLAEPGSFGVALDGSAAFADNRELNYLGGRVGRRHTVVGGPGRPAMLRRLQHGMRRISAAGAGPAEAPARPAALRPHPWIRCAPPGLAPRGGSFLLADPVRDQVYALPKDHVARSAAPGGLLAATSARGRSLLGKLAAADAGVLCDEPPPAPRPSR